Proteins encoded within one genomic window of Streptomyces rubradiris:
- a CDS encoding TIGR01777 family oxidoreductase, with protein MERSRIAVAGASGLIGGALVRSLAADGHEVVRLVRRAPESPDEVHWDPERGRVDAVGLTGCDVVVNLAAAGVGDRRWTPQYKRVLRDSRVLGTAALAEAVASLPEPPRVFVNGSAIGFYGDTGGRVVDEHAPPGDGFLARLCVEWEEAAAPAEEAGVRTVFLRTGLVVARGGGAWGRLFPLFRAGLGGRLGDGRQYWSYIALHDEVAAIRHLVDREDLSGPFNLTAPQPLTNREITAAMGRVLHRPAVCAVPGAVLRAVLGEMAGDVLGSQRVVPKRLLESGFRFAFPGIEEAIRAA; from the coding sequence ATGGAACGTTCACGTATCGCGGTGGCCGGCGCGTCCGGTCTCATCGGCGGTGCCCTGGTGCGGTCCCTGGCCGCCGACGGGCACGAGGTGGTGCGGCTGGTGCGCCGGGCGCCCGAGAGCCCGGACGAGGTCCACTGGGACCCGGAGCGGGGCCGGGTCGACGCGGTCGGGCTGACCGGGTGCGATGTGGTGGTCAATCTGGCGGCGGCCGGGGTGGGCGACCGGCGCTGGACCCCTCAGTACAAGCGGGTGCTGCGGGACAGCCGGGTGCTGGGCACGGCCGCGCTCGCCGAGGCGGTGGCCTCGCTGCCCGAGCCGCCCCGGGTGTTCGTGAACGGCAGCGCGATCGGTTTCTACGGCGACACCGGCGGGCGGGTCGTGGACGAGCACGCGCCTCCCGGCGACGGTTTCCTGGCCCGGCTGTGCGTGGAGTGGGAGGAGGCGGCGGCGCCCGCCGAGGAGGCCGGGGTGCGGACGGTGTTCCTGCGCACGGGTCTGGTGGTGGCCCGGGGCGGCGGGGCCTGGGGGCGGCTGTTCCCGCTGTTCCGGGCGGGGCTCGGGGGACGGCTGGGCGACGGGCGGCAGTACTGGTCGTACATCGCGCTGCACGACGAGGTGGCCGCGATCCGGCATCTCGTCGACCGGGAGGACCTGTCCGGCCCGTTCAACCTGACCGCCCCGCAGCCGCTGACGAACCGGGAGATCACCGCGGCGATGGGCCGGGTGCTGCACCGGCCGGCGGTGTGCGCGGTGCCCGGCGCGGTGCTGCGCGCGGTCCTCGGGGAGATGGCCGGGGATGTGCTGGGCAGTCAGCGGGTGGTGCCCAAGCGGCTGCTGGAGTCGGGCTTCCGGTTCGCGTTTCCCGGCATCGAGGAGGCGATCCGCGCGGCGTGA
- the lipA gene encoding lipoyl synthase, translated as MSAVSPDGRKMLRLEVRNSQTPIERKPEWIKTRAKMGPEYTKMQNLVKSEGLHTVCQEAGCPNIYECWEDREATFLIGGDQCTRRCDFCQIDTGKPEALDRDEPRRVGESVVTMDLNYATITGVARDDLPDGGAWLYAETVRQIHAQTADREGGRTKVELLAPDFNAVPEQLAEVFESRPEVFAHNVETVPRIFKRIRPGFRYERSLKVITEARDFGLVTKSNLILGMGETREEVSEALKQLHEAGCELVTITQYLRPSVRHHPVERWVKPQEFVELKEEAEQIGFSGVMSGPLVRSSYRAGRLYQMAVEKRGAFVAAQAV; from the coding sequence GTGTCCGCAGTCTCACCCGACGGACGCAAGATGCTGCGCCTGGAGGTCCGCAACAGCCAGACCCCCATCGAGCGCAAGCCCGAGTGGATCAAGACCCGGGCGAAAATGGGCCCCGAATACACGAAGATGCAGAACCTCGTGAAGAGCGAGGGCCTGCACACGGTGTGCCAGGAAGCCGGCTGCCCGAACATCTACGAGTGCTGGGAGGACCGCGAGGCGACCTTCCTCATCGGCGGCGACCAGTGCACCCGGCGCTGCGACTTCTGCCAGATCGACACCGGCAAGCCCGAGGCGCTCGACCGCGACGAGCCGCGCCGGGTGGGCGAGTCCGTGGTGACGATGGACCTGAACTACGCCACCATCACCGGCGTGGCCCGCGACGACCTGCCGGACGGCGGCGCCTGGCTGTACGCCGAGACCGTGCGCCAGATCCACGCCCAGACGGCGGACCGCGAGGGCGGCCGGACCAAGGTGGAGCTGCTGGCCCCCGACTTCAACGCGGTGCCCGAGCAGCTGGCGGAGGTGTTCGAGTCCCGCCCCGAGGTCTTCGCGCACAACGTCGAGACGGTCCCCCGGATCTTCAAGCGGATCCGCCCCGGCTTCCGCTACGAGCGCTCCCTGAAGGTGATCACCGAGGCCCGCGACTTCGGCCTGGTCACCAAGTCGAACCTGATCCTCGGCATGGGCGAGACCCGCGAGGAGGTCAGCGAGGCGCTGAAGCAGCTGCACGAGGCGGGCTGCGAGCTGGTCACCATCACCCAGTACCTGCGCCCCTCCGTCCGGCACCACCCGGTGGAGCGCTGGGTGAAGCCGCAGGAGTTCGTGGAGCTGAAGGAGGAGGCCGAGCAGATCGGCTTCTCCGGTGTCATGTCCGGCCCGCTGGTGCGCTCCTCCTACCGCGCCGGGCGGCTGTACCAGATGGCCGTCGAGAAGCGGGGTGCGTTCGTCGCCGCCCAGGCGGTGTGA
- a CDS encoding regulator — MTDRPAQRTPNRQLAALIAEAGFSNAGLARRVDQLGLEHGLDLRYDKTSVTRWLRGQQPRGTTPALIAEVFTRRLGRRLTAQDLGLDSCAPVYAGLEFAATPEEAVDIVSGLWRKDSGSHAELRKIAFTPAGLVVPSRDWLIGKPDDRVAREPGPRVPQQGRPGAARSPLPPGVAAAARARASAERAPGHRVTAGDIAAHGLAQRYFVQALRLAQAAGDRAYGSYVLVTMSRQAVYLGHGREAVQLTRVAQQGVGTGAPPVVQSLLHASEARAHAVLGEVRACTAALVRAERALEAARPGDEVPYWARFFDEGQLADEFAHCHRDLQQFRAAAQHAERALQLRAPAFARSRLFCRVVLATARLGLGELDQACALAAEAAGQAAEMRSARAVEYVKDFERRLEPYRDAAPVRGYREKVASLG; from the coding sequence ATGACGGACCGACCCGCGCAGCGCACCCCCAACCGCCAGCTCGCCGCGCTCATCGCAGAAGCGGGGTTCTCCAACGCGGGTCTGGCGCGTCGCGTCGATCAGCTCGGTCTGGAACACGGGCTGGACCTCAGATACGACAAGACGTCGGTCACCCGCTGGCTGCGCGGGCAGCAGCCGCGCGGCACGACCCCCGCCCTCATCGCCGAGGTCTTCACCCGCCGGCTAGGGCGCCGGCTCACCGCCCAGGATCTCGGCCTGGACTCCTGCGCGCCGGTGTACGCCGGGCTGGAGTTCGCGGCCACCCCGGAGGAGGCCGTCGACATCGTCAGCGGCCTGTGGCGCAAGGACTCCGGCAGCCACGCCGAGCTGCGCAAGATCGCCTTCACCCCGGCGGGCCTGGTCGTGCCCAGCCGGGACTGGCTGATCGGCAAGCCCGACGACCGGGTGGCCCGCGAGCCGGGGCCCCGGGTGCCGCAGCAGGGCCGGCCCGGCGCGGCCAGGTCCCCGCTCCCGCCCGGGGTGGCGGCAGCGGCCCGCGCCCGCGCGAGTGCCGAACGCGCCCCCGGCCACCGGGTCACCGCCGGCGACATCGCCGCGCACGGGCTCGCCCAGCGCTACTTCGTGCAGGCCCTGCGGCTCGCCCAGGCCGCCGGCGACCGGGCCTACGGCTCCTACGTCCTGGTCACCATGAGCCGCCAGGCCGTCTACCTCGGGCACGGCAGGGAGGCCGTGCAGCTGACCCGGGTCGCCCAGCAGGGCGTCGGCACCGGCGCCCCGCCCGTCGTGCAGTCGCTGCTGCACGCCTCCGAGGCGCGGGCGCACGCCGTCCTCGGCGAGGTACGCGCGTGCACCGCGGCGCTGGTGCGCGCCGAGCGCGCGCTGGAGGCGGCCCGGCCCGGGGACGAGGTGCCGTACTGGGCCCGGTTCTTCGACGAGGGACAGCTCGCCGACGAGTTCGCGCACTGCCACCGGGACCTGCAGCAGTTCCGGGCCGCCGCGCAGCACGCCGAGCGCGCCCTCCAGCTGCGGGCGCCCGCCTTCGCCCGCAGCCGGCTGTTCTGCCGGGTCGTTCTCGCCACCGCGCGGCTCGGCCTCGGCGAACTCGACCAGGCGTGCGCGCTCGCCGCGGAGGCCGCGGGGCAGGCCGCCGAGATGCGGTCCGCCCGCGCGGTGGAGTACGTCAAGGACTTCGAACGCCGGCTGGAGCCCTACCGGGACGCGGCGCCGGTACGCGGCTACCGGGAGAAGGTCGCGTCGCTGGGGTAG
- a CDS encoding DUF4240 domain-containing protein, which yields MDETEFWELIDSSRGAAEGDPEEQADLLVERLLRLDPEQVLDFARHFEARYNRAYRWDLWGAAWLLLDGCSDDAFDFFRCWLIGQGREVFEGALHDPDALAGLLGEFDEEIDGDGEELGYAADEAYERLTGTVAPELGLAPAPAEPEGTPLDLEDDRVLAERFPRLWERLRT from the coding sequence ATGGACGAGACGGAGTTCTGGGAGCTGATCGACTCCAGCCGCGGGGCCGCCGAGGGGGACCCCGAGGAACAGGCCGACCTGCTCGTGGAGCGGCTGCTGCGGCTGGACCCGGAGCAGGTGCTGGACTTCGCCCGCCACTTCGAGGCCCGCTACAACCGCGCCTACCGCTGGGACCTGTGGGGTGCCGCCTGGCTGCTGCTGGACGGGTGCAGCGACGACGCGTTCGACTTCTTCCGGTGCTGGCTGATCGGCCAGGGCCGGGAGGTGTTCGAGGGGGCCCTGCACGACCCGGACGCGCTGGCCGGGCTGCTGGGCGAGTTCGACGAGGAGATCGACGGCGACGGCGAGGAGCTGGGGTACGCGGCGGACGAGGCGTACGAGCGGCTGACCGGCACCGTCGCCCCCGAGCTGGGCCTCGCCCCGGCCCCGGCCGAGCCCGAGGGCACGCCGCTGGACCTGGAGGACGACCGGGTGCTCGCCGAGCGGTTTCCCCGGTTGTGGGAGCGGCTGCGGACATGA
- a CDS encoding helix-turn-helix transcriptional regulator, with product MRAARLIKMVLLLQSRPVMTAAELARELEVSERTVTRDAQALSEAGVPVYADRGRAGGYRLVGGYRTRLTGLARGEAEALFLSGVPGALREMGLADAASAARLKVSAALLPSLRDAPDAAAQRFHLDAPAWFREPETPALLPVLAEAVWDDGRVLARYRRAEDTVERRLEPYGLVLKAGVWYLCARVAGNGSFRTYRIDRFTAVDPLGERFDRDPEFDLPGFWAEQAERFARSILRAEVVVRLSPQGVRRLPHAVDPLAARTALAEPGAPDAAGRVTVTLPVESEEVAYEQLTALGPEAEVLAPAALRERFAADAARAAALYHRGDG from the coding sequence ATGCGTGCGGCGCGGCTCATCAAGATGGTTCTGTTGCTCCAGTCCCGGCCCGTCATGACCGCCGCCGAGCTGGCGCGGGAGCTGGAGGTGTCGGAGCGGACCGTGACGCGGGACGCCCAGGCGTTGTCCGAGGCGGGCGTGCCGGTGTACGCCGACCGGGGGCGGGCCGGGGGGTACCGGCTGGTCGGGGGGTACCGGACGCGGCTGACCGGGCTGGCCCGCGGCGAGGCCGAGGCGCTGTTCCTGAGCGGGGTGCCGGGGGCGCTGCGGGAGATGGGCCTGGCGGACGCCGCCTCGGCGGCCCGGCTGAAGGTGTCGGCGGCCCTGCTGCCCTCGCTGCGGGACGCCCCGGACGCCGCCGCGCAGCGCTTCCACCTGGACGCGCCCGCCTGGTTCCGGGAGCCCGAGACGCCCGCGCTGCTCCCGGTGCTCGCCGAGGCGGTGTGGGACGACGGCCGGGTCCTCGCCCGGTACCGGCGCGCGGAGGACACGGTGGAGCGGCGGCTGGAACCGTACGGGCTCGTGCTGAAGGCCGGTGTCTGGTACCTGTGCGCGCGGGTGGCCGGAAACGGCTCCTTCCGCACGTACCGGATCGACCGGTTCACCGCCGTGGACCCGCTGGGCGAGCGGTTCGACCGCGATCCGGAGTTCGATCTGCCGGGTTTCTGGGCGGAGCAGGCCGAGCGGTTCGCCCGGTCGATCCTGCGTGCCGAGGTCGTCGTACGGCTCTCCCCCCAGGGCGTGCGCCGGCTGCCGCACGCCGTGGATCCGCTCGCCGCGCGGACCGCCCTCGCGGAGCCGGGCGCGCCGGACGCGGCGGGCCGGGTGACGGTGACACTGCCCGTGGAGTCGGAGGAGGTCGCGTACGAGCAGCTGACGGCGCTCGGGCCGGAGGCCGAGGTACTGGCACCGGCCGCGCTGCGCGAGCGGTTCGCGGCGGACGCGGCCCGCGCCGCCGCCCTGTACCACCGCGGGGACGGCTGA
- a CDS encoding GNAT family N-acetyltransferase translates to MPDPRIRTAQARDEEELALLDRATWSTLHAVTPRPAPPYPPFFDDRHPPEDFLVAEDGGRLLGYVRLARPTPLASNAHVLQIQGFAVAGEARGRGVGRALIRAAVDTARERGARRLTLRVLGHNTPARTLYESEGFAVEGVLPGEFFLDGRYVDDVCMGRAL, encoded by the coding sequence ATGCCCGACCCCCGCATACGCACCGCCCAGGCCCGCGACGAGGAGGAACTCGCCCTCCTCGACCGGGCCACCTGGTCCACCCTGCACGCCGTCACACCCCGGCCGGCGCCGCCGTACCCGCCGTTCTTCGACGACAGGCACCCCCCGGAGGACTTCCTCGTAGCCGAGGACGGCGGACGCCTGCTCGGCTACGTCCGCCTCGCCCGCCCCACCCCGCTCGCCTCCAACGCGCACGTCCTGCAGATCCAGGGGTTCGCCGTCGCCGGCGAGGCGCGCGGCCGGGGCGTCGGGCGCGCGCTGATCCGGGCCGCCGTCGACACCGCGCGCGAGCGCGGCGCCCGCCGGCTGACCCTGCGGGTGCTCGGGCACAACACCCCGGCCCGGACGCTGTACGAGTCCGAGGGCTTCGCCGTCGAGGGCGTGCTGCCGGGGGAGTTCTTCCTCGACGGCCGCTACGTCGACGACGTGTGCATGGGCCGGGCCCTGTGA
- a CDS encoding NAD(P)/FAD-dependent oxidoreductase produces MLEPAYQVDVVIVGAGIAGLSAAHRLTSAGITTAVLEAAPYVGGRMSTEKVDGFRLDRAGQLLSTSYPELRLTPGLAELAVRRFAPGVLLHRDGRLQRAGAPALGGSARGARGALHAVRALAGTPRGTAHRGTALGGTVARATAARATTGRGTTVTPGRTGAAPVGGAVDQARLGAALGRLAATPVERVLARPELPAAQALARRGVPARTIDGFLRPLLAALLCDPELTTSSRCADLALRAFASGRLCVPEGGAEALPELLARALPPGTVHTGVRVTSVSTTSVATAEHGEIRCRAVLLATDARAAAELLPGLRVPDFHPVTVVHHTTDEPAEALPTGASLLLDADRGGPVAHTAVLSAVDPSRAPAGRVLISSTVLGPPPEGVDTAVRIHLARLYGTSTRRWETLAVHHIPEAVPAMRPPHDPRRPVRLLAGLYVCGDHRDTSTVQGALHSARRATSAILTDLGATGSMHRADPAPVLPRAA; encoded by the coding sequence GTGCTTGAGCCCGCGTACCAGGTGGACGTCGTCATCGTGGGGGCCGGCATCGCCGGCCTCTCGGCCGCTCACCGGCTGACCAGCGCCGGAATCACCACCGCGGTCCTGGAGGCCGCCCCGTACGTCGGCGGTCGCATGTCGACCGAGAAGGTCGACGGCTTCCGGCTCGACCGCGCCGGACAGCTGCTGTCCACGTCCTACCCCGAACTCCGGCTGACCCCGGGCCTGGCCGAGCTGGCCGTGCGCCGCTTCGCGCCGGGTGTGCTGCTGCACCGCGACGGGCGCCTCCAGCGCGCGGGCGCCCCGGCGCTTGGCGGGAGCGCGAGGGGCGCACGGGGCGCACTCCACGCGGTGCGCGCCCTCGCCGGGACGCCCAGGGGCACGGCCCACAGGGGCACGGCCCTCGGGGGCACGGTCGCCAGGGCCACGGCGGCCCGGGCCACGACCGGCCGGGGTACGACGGTCACGCCCGGCCGGACCGGCGCCGCGCCGGTGGGCGGCGCGGTGGACCAGGCCCGGCTGGGCGCCGCGCTCGGCCGGCTCGCGGCGACCCCCGTCGAGCGCGTCCTGGCCCGCCCCGAGCTGCCCGCCGCCCAGGCCCTGGCCCGGCGCGGGGTGCCGGCCCGCACCATCGACGGCTTCCTGCGCCCGCTGCTGGCCGCGCTGCTGTGCGACCCGGAGCTGACCACGTCCAGCCGGTGCGCCGACCTGGCGCTGCGCGCCTTCGCGAGCGGCCGGCTGTGCGTGCCGGAGGGCGGCGCGGAGGCCCTGCCGGAGCTGCTGGCGCGCGCGCTGCCGCCGGGCACGGTGCACACCGGGGTGCGGGTCACCTCGGTGTCCACGACCTCGGTGGCCACCGCCGAGCACGGTGAGATCCGCTGCCGGGCGGTGCTGCTGGCCACCGACGCGCGGGCCGCGGCGGAGCTGCTGCCCGGCCTGAGGGTGCCGGACTTCCATCCGGTGACGGTGGTCCACCACACCACAGACGAACCCGCGGAGGCCCTTCCGACCGGCGCCTCGCTGCTGCTGGACGCGGACCGGGGCGGGCCGGTGGCGCACACGGCGGTGCTCAGCGCCGTGGACCCGAGCCGGGCGCCGGCCGGCCGGGTGCTGATCTCCTCGACCGTGCTGGGCCCGCCGCCGGAGGGCGTCGACACCGCCGTGCGCATCCACCTCGCCCGGCTCTACGGCACCTCCACGCGCCGCTGGGAGACGCTGGCCGTGCACCACATCCCCGAGGCGGTCCCGGCCATGCGCCCCCCGCACGACCCGCGCCGCCCGGTGCGCCTCCTGGCGGGCCTGTACGTCTGCGGCGACCACCGCGACACCAGCACGGTCCAGGGCGCACTGCACTCCGCCCGCCGGGCGACGTCGGCCATCCTGACGGACCTCGGCGCGACGGGCTCGATGCACCGCGCGGACCCGGCCCCGGTGCTGCCGAGGGCGGCCTAG
- a CDS encoding MarP family serine protease, with protein sequence MNLLDLLLAVVAVCSAVSGYRRGLVAGCVSLAGFAGGAAVGMWLLPWTTGQVRGSAAVTALAAVTLLVPAVLGRGLAGRPARRLRGRLDRGPLRAADGVGGAAVNAVAVLVVAGVAAGVLGAAPAPALTAEVRESTLLSAVRQRMPETTPAWFARATSALSGAGLPRVSGPFGSESAAPAARPGSDGVTPAATRAARRSTVKIEGFAGAEGREGSGFVYASGRVLTNAHVVAGIDRPGVRVGGAGRSYPARVVLFDPGRDVAVLYVPGLRAPALRFAPDAGRGEAAVVAGYPEDGGLDLRTASVTGRVRAVGPDIYDERTLTRDVYTIRSEVLPGNSGGPLLTRDGRVLGMVFARSASDAGTGYVLTAAELTGDARRAATATARVDTGELVAA encoded by the coding sequence GTGAACCTGCTGGATCTGCTGCTCGCCGTGGTGGCCGTCTGCTCCGCGGTGTCGGGATACCGGCGCGGGCTGGTGGCCGGGTGCGTCTCGCTGGCCGGGTTCGCGGGCGGCGCGGCCGTCGGGATGTGGCTGCTGCCGTGGACGACGGGCCAGGTGCGGGGTTCGGCGGCGGTCACGGCGCTCGCCGCGGTGACGCTGCTGGTGCCGGCGGTGCTGGGGCGCGGGCTGGCGGGCCGGCCGGCGCGGCGGCTGCGCGGGCGGCTGGACCGGGGCCCGCTGCGGGCGGCGGACGGGGTCGGGGGCGCGGCGGTGAACGCGGTCGCGGTGCTGGTGGTGGCGGGGGTGGCGGCGGGCGTGCTGGGCGCGGCCCCGGCCCCGGCGCTGACGGCGGAAGTACGGGAGTCGACCCTGCTGAGCGCGGTGCGGCAGCGGATGCCCGAGACCACGCCCGCCTGGTTCGCGCGGGCCACGTCCGCGCTGTCCGGGGCGGGCCTCCCACGGGTGTCCGGCCCGTTCGGGTCCGAGTCGGCGGCCCCGGCGGCCCGGCCGGGAAGCGACGGTGTCACCCCGGCCGCGACCCGGGCGGCCCGGCGCAGCACGGTCAAGATCGAGGGGTTCGCGGGCGCCGAGGGCCGCGAGGGCAGCGGGTTCGTCTACGCGTCCGGGCGGGTGCTGACCAACGCGCACGTGGTGGCCGGCATCGACCGGCCGGGCGTGCGGGTCGGCGGGGCCGGGCGGTCGTACCCGGCCCGGGTGGTGCTGTTCGACCCGGGCCGGGACGTGGCGGTGCTGTACGTGCCCGGGCTGCGCGCTCCGGCGCTGCGGTTCGCCCCGGACGCCGGGCGCGGGGAAGCGGCGGTGGTGGCGGGCTACCCGGAGGACGGGGGCCTGGACCTGCGGACGGCGTCGGTCACGGGCCGGGTGCGGGCGGTCGGCCCGGACATCTACGACGAGCGCACCCTCACCCGGGACGTGTACACGATCCGCTCCGAGGTCCTGCCGGGCAATTCCGGGGGCCCGCTGCTGACCCGGGACGGCCGGGTGCTCGGGATGGTCTTCGCCCGGTCCGCCTCGGACGCGGGGACGGGGTATGTGCTGACGGCGGCCGAGCTGACGGGCGACGCCCGGCGGGCGGCCACGGCGACGGCGCGGGTGGACACCGGGGAACTGGTCGCCGCGTAG
- the lipB gene encoding lipoyl(octanoyl) transferase LipB: MSELRFVRRGFGADAVDYQVAWDEQRGIHAARFADEVPDTVLLLEHPPVYTAGRRTEDSERPLDGTPVIDVDRGGKITWHGPGQLVGYPIQKLPRPVDVVAHVRRLEEALIRTCAEFGLETTRVEGRSGVWVLGDPVEQRPALGGLSLDFDPRLTDEEFDPRLNGPEYAPSNAGQRREDRKIAQIGIRVAKGVTMHGFSFNVNPDMKWFDRIIPCGIRDAGVASLAGELGREITVEEVVPVVEKHLRDVLENAVLRPREIEKASA; the protein is encoded by the coding sequence GTGAGTGAGTTGCGGTTCGTCCGCAGGGGATTCGGTGCCGATGCCGTCGACTACCAGGTGGCCTGGGACGAGCAGCGCGGGATCCACGCGGCCCGGTTCGCCGACGAGGTCCCCGACACCGTCCTCCTGCTGGAGCACCCCCCGGTGTACACGGCCGGCCGGCGCACCGAGGACAGCGAGCGCCCGCTGGACGGCACCCCGGTCATCGACGTGGACCGCGGCGGCAAGATCACCTGGCACGGCCCGGGCCAGCTGGTGGGCTACCCGATCCAGAAGCTGCCCCGCCCGGTGGACGTGGTCGCGCACGTACGGCGGCTGGAGGAGGCGCTCATCCGCACCTGCGCCGAGTTCGGCCTGGAGACCACCCGGGTCGAGGGCCGCAGCGGCGTATGGGTGCTCGGCGACCCGGTCGAGCAGCGGCCGGCCCTCGGGGGGCTGTCCCTGGACTTCGACCCGCGCCTGACCGACGAGGAGTTCGACCCCCGGCTCAACGGCCCCGAGTACGCCCCGTCCAACGCGGGCCAGCGGCGCGAGGACCGCAAGATCGCGCAGATCGGCATCCGGGTGGCCAAGGGCGTCACGATGCACGGCTTCTCGTTCAACGTGAACCCGGACATGAAGTGGTTCGACCGGATCATCCCGTGCGGCATCCGCGACGCGGGCGTGGCCTCCCTCGCGGGCGAGCTGGGCCGCGAGATCACGGTCGAGGAGGTCGTGCCGGTGGTGGAGAAGCACCTCAGGGACGTCCTGGAGAACGCGGTCCTCAGGCCCCGGGAGATCGAGAAGGCGTCCGCCTGA